In the Kineosporiaceae bacterium genome, one interval contains:
- a CDS encoding prolipoprotein diacylglyceryl transferase, with amino-acid sequence MRLFSIPSPEQGVWYLGVFPIRAYAFCILLGIVAAIWLGERRWQARGGQPGLIMDLAVWMVPFGVIGGRIYHVITSWSAYFGPDGDPAKALRIWEGGLGIWGAVVLGGVGGWIGARRHKVPLPMVGDAIAPGIVLAQGIGRLGNWFNNELYGSSTTLPWGLQIHEWDQAAGQALLDAQGHARLLPGLYHPAFLYELLWNVGVCLVLLWMDRRWQIGHGRLFAWYVALYTAGRFWIEMLRTDPATHVLGLRLNVWTSIVVFVGAVTYIVISARQRPGRESMVERASTS; translated from the coding sequence GTGAGACTGTTCTCGATCCCCAGCCCCGAGCAAGGGGTGTGGTACCTCGGCGTCTTCCCGATCCGGGCGTACGCGTTCTGCATCCTGCTGGGCATCGTCGCGGCCATCTGGCTGGGGGAGCGGCGCTGGCAGGCCCGTGGTGGGCAGCCCGGCCTGATCATGGACCTCGCGGTGTGGATGGTGCCGTTCGGGGTGATCGGCGGGCGGATCTATCACGTGATCACCAGCTGGTCGGCCTATTTCGGCCCGGATGGCGACCCGGCCAAGGCGCTGCGCATCTGGGAGGGCGGCCTCGGTATCTGGGGCGCGGTCGTGCTCGGCGGGGTGGGCGGGTGGATCGGCGCCCGGCGCCACAAGGTGCCGTTGCCGATGGTGGGGGACGCGATCGCTCCGGGGATCGTGCTGGCGCAGGGGATCGGGCGACTGGGCAACTGGTTCAACAACGAGCTCTACGGCTCGTCGACCACGCTGCCGTGGGGGTTGCAGATCCACGAGTGGGACCAGGCGGCCGGGCAGGCGCTGCTCGATGCGCAGGGCCACGCCAGGCTGCTACCGGGTCTGTATCACCCCGCGTTCCTCTACGAGCTGCTCTGGAACGTCGGGGTATGCCTGGTGCTGCTCTGGATGGACCGCAGGTGGCAGATCGGCCACGGCCGGTTGTTCGCCTGGTACGTCGCGCTCTACACCGCCGGACGATTCTGGATCGAGATGCTCCGCACCGATCCTGCGACCCACGTGCTGGGCCTGCGCCTGAACGTCTGGACCTCGATCGTGGTGTTCGTCGGCGCTGTGACCTACATCGTCATCTCCGCACGTCAGCGACCGGGCCGAGAGAGCATGGTCGAGCGGGCCTCCACCAGTTAG
- the gltB gene encoding glutamate synthase large subunit: MPTSAPLFTTRPAPVGLYDGEHEHDACGVAFVATMRGEGGHDIVEHALTALRNLDHRGAVGAEVDTGDGAGILTQIPDAFLREVVDFPLPDPGGYAVGLAFLPDDDQRCSDAVAAIERIAAEEGLAVLGWRDVPITQGLVGDTARACQPRFKHLFVTSARGRVVGMALERMAFCLRKRVEHEVEVYFPSLSARTLIYKGMLTTGQLEPFFPDLSDRRFATELAIVHSRFSTNTFPSWPLSHPFRLMAHNGEINTVKGNRNWMHARESMLASDVIPGDLKRLYPICTDGASDSASFDEVLELLHLGGRSLPHSVLMMIPEAWEKHEEMDPARRAFYEFHSMFMEAWDGPACVAFTDGTVIGAVLDRNGLRPARYWVTEDGLVVLASEVGVLDVDPARVVRKGRLQPGRMFLVDTDHGRIVDDEEIKSELAGQYPYDEWLHAGRIFLHDLPEREHVVHTPASVTRRQEAFGYTEEELRILLTPMARTGLEPIGSMGTDTPIAVLSQRPRLLFDYFSQLFAQVTNPPLDAIREELVTALSTSIGPERNPLAATPAHCRQLVLDFPVIDNDELAKIVHINQDGDLPGYATATIKGLYPVARGGEGLRQRLEEIYTEVSAAIAGGARFVVLSDRDATADLAPIPSLLLTSAVHHHTINEKTRTRIGLIVEAGDVREVHHVALMIGFGAAAVNPYLAMETVENLVRSGVITGIAPEKAVKNLIKALGKGVLKVMSKMGISTVSSYAGAQVFEAIGLGRELVETYFPGTTSRLGGIDLDVLAEEVARRHARAYPRDGIRAPHRRLETGGEYQWRREGEPHLFDPDTVFRLQHATRERRFDVFQQYTARVDEQSQRLMTLRGLFRLREGALPPVPLDEVESVASIVRRFSTGAMSYGSISREAHETLAIAMNALGAKSNTGEGGEDVDRLLDPQRRSSIKQVASGRFGVTSMYLTHADDLQIKMAQGAKPGEGGQLPAHKVYPWVARTRHSTAGVGLISPPPHHDIYSIEDLAQLIHDLKNANPSARVHVKLVAEVGVGTVAAGVSKAHADVVLISGHDGGTGASPLTSLKHAGGPWELGLAETQQTLVLNGLRDRIVVQTDGQLKTGRDVVIAALLGAEEYGFATAPLVVSGCVMMRVCHLDTCPVGVATQNPELRKRFTGKPEFVVTFFEYIAEEVRAYLAALGLRSLDEAIGRSDLLDTAEAVGHWKAAGLDLTPILAQVEPPEAFAQMARRCVSEQDHGLAKALDHSLIALATDALENAQPVAFEVPVRNVNRTVGTMLGHEVTLRYGVDGLPDDTIDITMTGSAGQSFGAFLPRGITLRLFGDANDYLAKGLSGGRIVVRPDRAAPFPAEQNIIAGNVIAYGATGGELFVRGQVGERFCVRNSGATAVVEGVGDHGCEYMTGGVALILGRTGRNFAAGMSGGVAFVLDLRTQRVNSELVSVRPLTDEEAEQVHVLLERHHHETGSAVAKRLLAEWPAGRERFSTVMPRDYARVLEVRRVAELEGLDLDGDIVWKRIMEASHG, from the coding sequence ATGCCCACGTCTGCGCCCCTGTTCACCACCCGGCCTGCCCCCGTGGGCCTCTACGACGGTGAGCACGAGCACGATGCCTGCGGCGTGGCGTTCGTGGCCACGATGCGCGGCGAGGGCGGTCACGACATCGTCGAGCACGCCCTGACGGCGCTGCGCAACCTCGACCACCGGGGCGCGGTCGGCGCCGAGGTCGACACCGGCGACGGCGCAGGCATCCTCACCCAGATCCCGGACGCGTTCCTGCGCGAGGTGGTCGACTTCCCGCTGCCCGACCCGGGCGGCTACGCGGTCGGCCTCGCCTTCCTGCCGGACGACGACCAGCGCTGCAGTGACGCCGTCGCGGCCATCGAACGGATCGCCGCCGAGGAGGGCCTCGCGGTGCTGGGGTGGCGCGACGTCCCGATCACCCAGGGTCTGGTCGGCGACACCGCCCGGGCGTGCCAGCCCCGGTTCAAGCACTTGTTCGTCACCTCGGCTCGCGGCCGCGTGGTCGGCATGGCCCTCGAGCGCATGGCCTTCTGCCTGCGCAAGCGGGTCGAGCACGAGGTCGAGGTGTACTTCCCCTCGCTGTCCGCCCGCACGCTGATCTACAAGGGCATGTTGACCACCGGTCAGCTCGAGCCGTTCTTCCCGGACCTGTCGGATCGTCGGTTCGCCACCGAGCTGGCCATCGTGCACTCGCGGTTCTCGACCAACACCTTCCCGTCGTGGCCGCTGTCCCACCCGTTCCGCTTGATGGCGCACAACGGTGAGATCAACACGGTCAAGGGCAACCGCAACTGGATGCACGCCCGCGAGAGCATGCTCGCCAGCGACGTCATCCCCGGGGACCTGAAGCGCCTCTACCCGATCTGTACCGACGGGGCGAGCGACTCGGCGAGCTTCGACGAGGTGCTCGAGCTGCTGCACCTGGGTGGGCGCAGCCTGCCGCACTCGGTGCTCATGATGATCCCGGAGGCGTGGGAGAAGCACGAGGAGATGGACCCGGCCCGTCGGGCCTTCTACGAGTTCCACTCGATGTTCATGGAGGCCTGGGACGGCCCCGCCTGTGTCGCGTTCACCGACGGCACCGTGATCGGTGCCGTGCTCGACCGCAACGGCCTGCGGCCGGCCCGCTACTGGGTCACCGAGGACGGCCTGGTGGTGCTGGCCAGCGAGGTCGGCGTGCTGGACGTCGACCCGGCCCGCGTCGTCCGCAAGGGCCGGCTGCAGCCGGGCCGGATGTTCCTGGTCGACACCGACCACGGTCGGATCGTGGACGACGAGGAGATCAAGAGCGAGCTCGCCGGGCAGTACCCGTACGACGAGTGGCTGCACGCCGGGCGGATCTTCCTGCACGACCTGCCCGAGCGTGAGCACGTGGTGCACACCCCCGCCTCGGTCACCCGTCGCCAGGAGGCGTTCGGGTACACCGAGGAGGAACTGCGCATCCTGCTGACCCCGATGGCCCGCACCGGACTCGAGCCGATCGGATCAATGGGTACCGATACCCCGATCGCGGTGCTCTCTCAGCGCCCGCGGTTGCTGTTCGACTACTTCAGCCAGCTGTTCGCGCAGGTCACCAACCCGCCGTTGGACGCTATCCGTGAAGAACTGGTCACCGCGCTGAGCACCTCGATCGGCCCGGAGCGCAACCCGCTCGCGGCGACACCCGCGCACTGCCGCCAGCTGGTGCTCGACTTCCCGGTGATCGACAACGATGAGTTGGCCAAGATCGTCCACATCAACCAGGACGGCGACCTGCCCGGCTATGCCACGGCCACCATCAAGGGGCTCTACCCCGTGGCCCGGGGTGGCGAGGGCCTGCGCCAGCGACTCGAGGAGATCTACACCGAGGTCTCGGCGGCGATCGCGGGCGGCGCCCGCTTCGTCGTCCTGTCCGACCGGGACGCCACCGCCGACCTGGCCCCGATCCCGTCGCTGTTGCTGACCAGCGCGGTGCACCACCACACGATCAACGAGAAGACCCGCACCCGCATCGGATTGATCGTCGAGGCCGGCGACGTGCGCGAGGTGCACCACGTGGCGCTGATGATCGGTTTCGGCGCCGCCGCCGTGAACCCCTACCTGGCGATGGAGACGGTGGAGAACCTGGTCCGGTCCGGCGTGATCACCGGGATCGCGCCCGAGAAGGCCGTCAAGAACCTGATCAAGGCTCTGGGCAAGGGCGTGCTCAAGGTGATGAGCAAGATGGGCATCTCGACGGTGTCCTCCTACGCCGGCGCCCAGGTCTTCGAGGCGATCGGTCTGGGCCGCGAGCTGGTCGAGACGTACTTCCCGGGCACCACCTCGCGACTGGGCGGCATCGACCTGGACGTGTTGGCCGAGGAGGTCGCTCGCCGTCACGCTCGGGCCTACCCCCGCGACGGCATCCGGGCACCGCACCGCCGGCTCGAGACCGGGGGCGAGTACCAGTGGCGCCGCGAGGGCGAGCCGCACCTGTTCGATCCCGACACCGTCTTCCGGTTACAGCACGCCACGCGCGAGCGCCGCTTCGACGTCTTTCAGCAGTACACCGCGCGGGTCGACGAGCAGTCGCAGCGGCTGATGACCCTGCGCGGGCTGTTCCGACTGCGGGAGGGCGCCTTGCCGCCGGTGCCCCTGGACGAGGTCGAGTCGGTCGCCTCGATCGTCAGGCGGTTCTCGACCGGCGCGATGTCGTACGGCTCCATCTCGCGTGAGGCCCACGAGACCTTGGCGATCGCGATGAACGCCCTGGGGGCGAAGTCGAACACCGGTGAGGGTGGCGAGGACGTCGACCGGCTGCTCGACCCGCAGCGGCGTAGCTCGATCAAGCAGGTGGCCTCGGGCCGCTTCGGTGTCACGAGCATGTACCTGACCCACGCCGACGACCTGCAGATCAAGATGGCCCAGGGCGCCAAACCCGGTGAAGGTGGGCAGCTTCCGGCTCACAAGGTGTACCCGTGGGTGGCCCGCACCCGGCATTCCACGGCCGGGGTGGGCCTGATCTCGCCGCCGCCGCACCACGACATCTACTCCATCGAGGATCTGGCCCAACTGATCCACGACCTGAAGAACGCCAACCCCTCGGCCCGGGTCCACGTCAAGCTCGTGGCCGAGGTCGGTGTGGGCACCGTCGCCGCCGGTGTGAGCAAGGCCCACGCGGACGTCGTCCTGATCTCGGGGCACGACGGTGGTACCGGGGCCAGCCCGCTCACCTCGCTCAAGCACGCCGGTGGTCCGTGGGAGCTCGGCCTGGCCGAGACCCAACAGACGTTGGTGCTCAACGGGTTGCGTGACCGGATCGTGGTGCAGACCGACGGTCAGCTCAAGACCGGCCGTGACGTCGTCATCGCGGCGCTGTTGGGCGCCGAGGAATACGGCTTCGCCACCGCCCCGCTGGTGGTCTCGGGCTGCGTGATGATGCGGGTGTGTCATCTCGACACCTGCCCGGTCGGCGTGGCAACCCAGAACCCCGAGTTGCGCAAGCGTTTCACCGGCAAGCCCGAGTTCGTCGTCACGTTCTTCGAGTACATCGCCGAGGAAGTGCGCGCCTACCTGGCTGCGCTCGGTCTGCGCAGCCTGGACGAGGCAATCGGGCGCAGCGACCTGCTCGACACCGCCGAGGCGGTGGGTCACTGGAAGGCGGCCGGACTCGACCTCACCCCGATCCTGGCGCAGGTGGAGCCGCCGGAGGCCTTCGCGCAGATGGCCCGGCGCTGCGTGAGCGAGCAGGACCACGGCCTGGCCAAGGCGCTGGACCACAGCTTGATCGCGCTGGCCACCGATGCCCTGGAGAACGCCCAGCCGGTGGCCTTCGAGGTGCCGGTGCGCAACGTCAACCGCACCGTGGGCACCATGCTCGGGCACGAGGTGACCCTGCGGTACGGCGTCGACGGCCTACCGGACGACACCATCGACATCACCATGACGGGCTCGGCCGGCCAGTCCTTCGGCGCCTTCCTGCCCCGAGGAATCACGCTGCGTCTGTTCGGCGACGCGAACGACTACCTGGCCAAGGGCCTGTCGGGCGGGCGCATCGTGGTGCGGCCCGACCGGGCGGCACCCTTCCCGGCCGAGCAGAACATCATCGCCGGCAACGTGATCGCCTACGGCGCCACCGGCGGCGAGCTGTTCGTGCGGGGTCAGGTGGGGGAGCGATTCTGCGTGCGCAACTCCGGCGCCACCGCGGTGGTCGAGGGGGTGGGTGACCACGGCTGCGAGTACATGACCGGCGGGGTGGCGCTGATCCTGGGCCGCACCGGCCGCAACTTCGCCGCCGGCATGTCCGGCGGGGTGGCGTTCGTGCTCGATCTGCGCACGCAACGGGTGAACTCCGAGCTGGTGTCGGTGCGCCCGCTGACCGACGAGGAGGCCGAGCAGGTTCACGTGTTGCTCGAGCGGCACCACCACGAGACCGGGTCGGCGGTGGCCAAGCGGCTGCTCGCCGAGTGGCCCGCCGGACGAGAGCGCTTCTCGACGGTCATGCCACGGGACTATGCGCGGGTGCTCGAGGTGCGCCGCGTGGCCGAACTCGAGGGACTGGACCTGGACGGCGACATCGTCTGGAAGCGGATCATGGAGGCGTCGCATGGCTGA
- a CDS encoding glutamate synthase subunit beta: protein MADPKGFLDSRERELPARRPVPVRLLDWNEVYEPGEPAVLKRQAGRCMDCGIPFCHNGCPLGNLIPEWNDLTWRGDLQAAVERLHATNNFPEFTGRLCPAPCETACVLGINQPAVTIKQVEVSIIDAAFEAGWVVPKPPERLSGKTVAVVGSGPAGLAAAQQLTRAGHTVAVYERADKIGGLLRYGIPEFKMEKRHLDRRLAQMEAEGTRLRPGVDVGRDVSAKALRDRYDAVVLAIGATDWRDLPVPGRELDGVVQAMQYLPPANRAALGEEPLEGQPVISAEGLDVVVIGGGDTGADCLGTALRQGARSVTQLEILPRPPEDRPESQPWPTYPMTYRVSSAHEEGGDRVYAVQTQAFLGDEDGRVRALQLVEVEFSGGAFNPVPGTERELPAQLVTLAMGFLGPQRDGLVDQLVQQADLALDGRGNIVRDESYASSVSGVFVAGDAGRGQSLIVWAIAEGRACAAAVDRWLTGSTVLPAPISPSARQLTI, encoded by the coding sequence ATGGCTGACCCCAAGGGCTTTCTCGACTCCCGCGAGCGGGAGCTGCCGGCGCGTCGTCCGGTGCCGGTGCGCCTGCTCGACTGGAACGAGGTCTACGAGCCCGGCGAGCCGGCGGTGCTGAAGCGGCAGGCCGGGCGGTGCATGGACTGTGGGATCCCGTTCTGTCACAACGGATGTCCGCTGGGGAACCTGATCCCGGAGTGGAACGACCTGACTTGGCGTGGCGACCTGCAGGCCGCCGTCGAGCGGTTGCACGCGACCAACAACTTCCCCGAGTTCACCGGCCGGCTCTGCCCGGCTCCGTGTGAGACCGCCTGCGTACTGGGCATCAACCAGCCCGCGGTGACCATCAAGCAGGTCGAGGTCTCGATCATCGATGCCGCCTTCGAGGCCGGTTGGGTCGTCCCGAAGCCCCCGGAGCGGTTGTCCGGCAAGACGGTTGCCGTGGTGGGCTCGGGTCCGGCGGGACTGGCGGCGGCTCAGCAGCTGACCCGCGCCGGTCACACGGTGGCCGTGTACGAACGCGCCGACAAGATCGGCGGCCTGCTGCGGTACGGCATCCCCGAGTTCAAGATGGAGAAGCGCCACCTCGACCGGCGGCTGGCCCAGATGGAGGCCGAGGGCACCCGGTTGCGGCCCGGGGTCGACGTCGGTCGGGACGTCTCGGCCAAGGCACTGCGCGATCGCTACGACGCGGTGGTGCTGGCGATCGGTGCCACCGATTGGCGTGACCTACCCGTGCCGGGCCGCGAACTGGACGGCGTGGTGCAGGCGATGCAGTACCTGCCGCCGGCGAACCGCGCCGCGTTGGGCGAGGAGCCGCTGGAGGGCCAGCCGGTGATCAGTGCCGAGGGCCTGGACGTCGTGGTCATCGGTGGCGGTGACACCGGGGCCGACTGCCTGGGCACCGCGTTGCGTCAGGGGGCGCGCTCGGTGACCCAGCTCGAGATCCTGCCGCGCCCGCCGGAGGATCGCCCCGAGAGCCAGCCGTGGCCGACCTACCCGATGACCTACCGGGTCAGCAGTGCGCACGAAGAGGGTGGCGACCGGGTCTATGCCGTGCAGACCCAGGCGTTCCTCGGCGACGAGGACGGCCGGGTGCGGGCGTTGCAGTTGGTGGAGGTGGAGTTCTCCGGGGGGGCGTTCAACCCGGTGCCGGGCACCGAGCGTGAGCTCCCCGCCCAGTTGGTGACCCTGGCCATGGGCTTCCTGGGGCCGCAGCGTGACGGTCTGGTCGATCAACTGGTGCAGCAGGCCGACCTGGCACTGGATGGGCGGGGGAACATCGTGCGGGACGAGAGCTATGCCTCCTCGGTGTCCGGCGTCTTCGTGGCCGGGGACGCGGGCCGGGGCCAGTCGCTGATCGTCTGGGCGATCGCCGAGGGACGCGCGTGTGCGGCCGCGGTCGACCGGTGGCTCACGGGGAGTACCGTGCTGCCTGCGCCCATCTCGCCATCGGCGCGCCAGCTCACCATCTGA
- the pyk gene encoding pyruvate kinase produces MRRAKIVCTLGPAVAGRVEDLVRAGMDVARLNFSHGSYDEHRLCYEEVRAASDAVHKAVGVLVDLQGPKIRLGEFPDGPVTLGEGDRFVITVEDIPGTAERASTTYKGLPGDCRPGHLILVDDGKVALSVTTVTETEVITRVEVGGAVSNHKGLNLPGVAVSVPALSEKDADDLRFGLRLGVDMVALSFVRSAADAADVHKIMDEVGYRVPVIAKIEKPQAVDNLEEIVQAFDGIMVARGDLGVELPLEQVPMVQKRAVSLARRAAKPVIVATQVLDSMITLPRPTRAEASDCANAVLDGADAIMLSGETSVGRYPLEAVRTMARIIETTEDQGLDQIPALGTRPTTKGGAITFAAAAVGELLDVRHLVAFTTSGDSARRMARLRSPIPLTVFTPDPAVRSQLTLTWGVETFLTAVVENTDEMVAQVDELLLETGRCQVGDLVVIVAGSPPGIPGSLNAMRLHRMGDAVRGMSPAYRQEYR; encoded by the coding sequence ATGCGTCGAGCCAAGATCGTCTGCACTCTGGGTCCGGCCGTCGCAGGGCGGGTCGAGGATCTCGTCCGCGCCGGGATGGACGTTGCCCGACTCAACTTCAGCCACGGCTCCTACGACGAGCATCGGCTGTGCTACGAGGAGGTCCGGGCCGCCAGCGACGCCGTCCACAAGGCCGTCGGCGTGCTGGTGGACCTGCAGGGTCCGAAGATCCGGCTGGGGGAGTTCCCCGACGGTCCGGTGACGCTCGGCGAGGGCGACCGGTTCGTCATCACCGTCGAGGACATCCCCGGCACCGCCGAGCGGGCCTCGACCACCTACAAGGGTTTGCCCGGTGACTGTCGCCCCGGCCACCTGATCCTGGTGGACGACGGCAAGGTGGCGTTGAGTGTCACCACGGTGACCGAGACCGAGGTGATCACCCGGGTCGAGGTGGGCGGAGCGGTCAGCAACCACAAGGGCCTCAACCTGCCCGGGGTCGCCGTGAGCGTGCCCGCGCTGTCGGAGAAGGACGCCGACGACCTGCGCTTCGGGCTGCGGCTCGGGGTCGACATGGTGGCGCTGTCGTTCGTGCGGTCGGCAGCCGACGCCGCCGATGTGCACAAGATCATGGACGAGGTCGGCTACCGGGTGCCGGTGATCGCCAAGATCGAGAAGCCGCAGGCCGTGGACAACCTCGAGGAGATCGTCCAGGCCTTCGACGGCATCATGGTCGCCCGCGGCGACCTCGGGGTCGAACTGCCGCTGGAGCAGGTGCCGATGGTGCAGAAGCGCGCCGTGTCGCTCGCCCGGCGGGCCGCCAAGCCGGTCATCGTCGCCACCCAGGTACTGGATTCGATGATCACCCTGCCCCGCCCGACCCGGGCCGAGGCGTCGGACTGCGCCAACGCCGTCCTGGACGGCGCAGACGCCATCATGCTCAGCGGCGAGACCAGCGTGGGCCGCTACCCGCTGGAGGCCGTGCGCACCATGGCCCGGATCATCGAGACCACCGAGGACCAGGGCCTGGACCAGATCCCGGCCCTGGGAACGCGGCCGACCACCAAGGGTGGTGCCATCACGTTCGCGGCGGCAGCGGTCGGTGAGTTGCTCGACGTCCGGCACCTGGTGGCCTTCACCACGTCGGGCGACTCCGCTCGGCGGATGGCCCGGCTGCGCTCGCCGATCCCCCTGACCGTGTTCACCCCCGACCCGGCCGTGCGTTCCCAGCTGACCCTGACCTGGGGTGTGGAGACCTTCCTGACGGCCGTGGTGGAGAACACCGACGAGATGGTCGCCCAGGTCGACGAGTTGTTGCTCGAGACCGGACGGTGTCAGGTGGGCGACCTGGTCGTCATCGTGGCCGGTTCACCGCCCGGGATCCCCGGTTCGCTGAACGCGATGCGATTGCACCGCATGGGCGATGCGGTGCGGGGGATGTCCCCGGCCTACCGCCAGGAGTACCGCTGA
- a CDS encoding response regulator produces MVADAIDPTDPTSPAAEAAAPLATTPAARRVVVAEDEALIRLDIVEMLAEAGFEVVGQAGDGEEAVRLAEELRPDVVVMDVKMPVLDGISAAERIVGARVAPVVMLTAFSQRELVERARDAGAMAYVVKPFNATDLIPALEIALSRHQEITALESEVADLTERFETRKLIDRAKGLLQTKFAMSEPESFRWIQKTSMDKRLTMREVASAILASTTPAEGSAAVRQARPDGG; encoded by the coding sequence GTGGTAGCCGATGCGATCGACCCGACCGACCCGACCTCCCCTGCCGCCGAGGCGGCGGCGCCGCTGGCCACGACACCGGCCGCGCGCCGGGTCGTGGTCGCCGAGGACGAGGCCCTGATCCGTCTCGACATCGTCGAGATGCTGGCCGAGGCCGGTTTCGAGGTGGTGGGCCAGGCCGGGGACGGCGAGGAGGCCGTGCGCCTCGCCGAGGAGCTGCGTCCCGACGTCGTGGTGATGGACGTCAAGATGCCCGTGCTGGACGGCATCTCGGCGGCAGAACGGATCGTGGGGGCACGGGTGGCCCCGGTGGTCATGTTGACCGCCTTCTCGCAGCGTGAGCTCGTCGAGCGGGCGCGGGACGCCGGCGCGATGGCCTACGTGGTCAAGCCGTTCAATGCCACCGATCTGATCCCGGCGCTGGAGATCGCCTTGAGCCGCCATCAGGAGATCACCGCGCTCGAGTCCGAGGTCGCCGACCTCACCGAGCGATTCGAGACCCGCAAGCTCATCGATCGGGCAAAAGGTCTGTTGCAGACCAAGTTCGCCATGAGCGAACCCGAGTCCTTCCGGTGGATCCAGAAGACCTCAATGGACAAGCGCCTCACCATGCGTGAGGTCGCGAGTGCGATTCTCGCCTCGACGACCCCGGCGGAGGGATCGGCCGCGGTCCGCCAGGCGCGACCTGACGGCGGATAG
- a CDS encoding branched-chain amino acid ABC transporter substrate-binding protein, with translation MVNPRPAVAVVLMAALALTACGGGSESSSGDGGKKLIIATDLPLQGASKDASDSTNNAIKLYLEQIGNKAGKYTVELKSYDDSTAAKGAWDDATCAKNAADHVANADEVAVMGTYNSGCAKIIAPVLNADPSGPMLMVSHANTNPGLTKKWDAGEPEKYFPTGKRNYARVITTDDYQGEAAAAFLAEKGIKSIYVLNDNQTYGQGVATSLVEGAGKVGIKVLGNEPWDAKQTSYASLFTKIKAMNPGAIYLAGIYDNNGGQLVKDKVSVMGDQKAVPMMAPDGFTGYPELQGLAQAEGLFLSFTGLTVDQLKAAGGEAAKLLDAYKAKYGKELTSSFALYGVTATQVILAGIEKSDGTRKGVTDAVFTGDGVTIPADKSLTGKEVKIDTKSGDLTSQDISILTLTGGKETFLKAQPVG, from the coding sequence ATGGTCAATCCGAGGCCCGCGGTTGCGGTGGTGCTGATGGCGGCACTGGCCCTGACCGCCTGCGGCGGGGGTTCCGAGAGCAGCAGTGGCGACGGCGGCAAGAAGCTGATCATCGCCACGGACCTGCCGTTGCAGGGTGCGTCCAAGGACGCCTCCGACTCGACCAACAACGCGATCAAGCTCTATCTGGAGCAGATCGGCAACAAGGCCGGCAAGTACACCGTCGAGCTCAAGAGCTACGACGACTCGACGGCGGCCAAGGGTGCCTGGGACGACGCGACGTGCGCCAAGAACGCGGCCGACCACGTGGCCAACGCCGACGAGGTCGCCGTCATGGGGACGTACAACTCCGGTTGCGCCAAGATCATCGCGCCGGTGCTCAACGCGGACCCGAGCGGTCCGATGCTGATGGTGTCGCACGCCAACACCAACCCCGGTCTGACCAAGAAGTGGGACGCCGGAGAGCCGGAGAAGTACTTCCCGACCGGCAAGCGCAACTACGCCCGCGTCATCACCACCGACGACTACCAGGGTGAGGCGGCGGCTGCCTTCCTGGCGGAGAAGGGCATCAAGAGCATCTATGTGCTCAACGACAACCAGACCTACGGTCAGGGCGTGGCGACGTCCCTGGTCGAAGGTGCCGGCAAGGTGGGCATCAAGGTGCTCGGCAACGAGCCGTGGGACGCCAAGCAGACCAGCTACGCCTCGCTGTTCACCAAGATCAAGGCGATGAACCCGGGCGCCATCTACCTGGCGGGCATCTACGACAACAACGGTGGCCAGCTGGTCAAGGACAAGGTCTCGGTCATGGGCGACCAGAAGGCCGTGCCGATGATGGCACCGGACGGCTTCACCGGGTACCCGGAGCTGCAGGGTCTGGCGCAGGCCGAGGGACTCTTCCTCAGCTTCACCGGTCTGACCGTCGACCAGCTCAAGGCCGCCGGCGGCGAGGCAGCCAAGCTGCTCGACGCCTACAAGGCGAAGTACGGCAAGGAGCTCACGTCGAGTTTCGCGCTGTACGGCGTGACGGCGACCCAGGTGATCCTGGCCGGGATCGAGAAGTCGGACGGTACCCGCAAGGGTGTCACCGACGCGGTGTTCACCGGCGACGGGGTCACCATCCCCGCCGACAAGTCGCTCACCGGCAAGGAGGTCAAGATCGACACCAAGTCGGGTGACCTCACCTCGCAGGACATCTCCATCCTCACCCTCACCGGTGGCAAGGAGACCTTCCTGAAGGCCCAGCCGGTCGGCTGA